The Myxococcales bacterium nucleotide sequence CTTGATGGGGTGAAGTCCCGAGTTTGGCCGTTATCAGCCCGGCCATGACTACGGACCATGCTACGAACCAGGCGGTACAGCGTCCGCGTCAAAGGGAGTCGAGTCTGGCGCTGTGGCTGCAGCCAACTTCAACTAACTTTCTACGGCACAACACCACACGACACCACACCCGCGGCGAGTCCGTGAGGAGTACGAGAGGAATTCAATGGCGGATGATGATGCGGATCCCGTCCGGGCCGGACTCGAAAAATATATTGGGAAACCGATCGGGCCTGCGGCGCCGGTGGTGGCGCCAGACCCGGTCAACGTGCCGATGATTCGGCACTGGGTTGACGCCCTCGACGATCGCAATCCGGTGTATCTCGACGAGGCATTTGCCGCGACGACTCGCTTTGGTGGCATCGTCGCGCCTCCGGCGATGCTCCAGACCTGGACGATGCCCCGTCCCAGGATCGAAGGCATTGCCGAGCGTGGCGGTGCCCCCAGTGAAAACATGTCGGACAGTCCGATCAGCGAACTCGACAAGGCTGGCTACGTAGGCACGCTGGCGACCAACTCCGAACTGGAGTTCGAGCGCTACCTGAAACCAGGCGACCATCTCCGGTCGTCGAGCAAGATGGACTCCATCTCGAACCTCAAGACCACCTCACTTGGCAAGGGATACTTCTTGACCTGGATCACCACCTTTACCAACGGCGCGGAAGAGGTCGTGGGCCGACAACTGTTCCGCATCTTCAAGTTCGATCCGACCACGATGGAAGGAGCACCATGACGGCTGCGTCATCCAATAGTTTGCGAAGCAGTGACGTTGCCGCCGGGGATGAGCTGCCAGTATTCGAACTCCCGGTGACATCGACCGTGATCGTCGCCGGAGCCATTGCCTCTCGTGACTTCATGCCCGCACACCACGACCGCGATTTCGCGACAGGGCAGGGTGCGCCGGACGTGTTCATGAACATCCTCACCACCAACGGATACGTCGCGCGGTATGTCACCGATTGGGCTGGACCACACGCATTCGTGCGCAAGATCGCAATTCGTCTCGGCGCACCCGCGGTACCCGGCCAGGTGCTGCGATTTACGGGTCAGATCACCAGCACCCGGGACGAAGGAGATGAATGCGTGATCGAAGTGGCGATTCGCGCCGCCAACGATCTCGGAGATCACGCAACCGGCACCGTGGTCGTCACGCTGCCGCTCGAAAACG carries:
- a CDS encoding MaoC family dehydratase N-terminal domain-containing protein; translated protein: MADDDADPVRAGLEKYIGKPIGPAAPVVAPDPVNVPMIRHWVDALDDRNPVYLDEAFAATTRFGGIVAPPAMLQTWTMPRPRIEGIAERGGAPSENMSDSPISELDKAGYVGTLATNSELEFERYLKPGDHLRSSSKMDSISNLKTTSLGKGYFLTWITTFTNGAEEVVGRQLFRIFKFDPTTMEGAP
- a CDS encoding MaoC family dehydratase, whose translation is MTAASSNSLRSSDVAAGDELPVFELPVTSTVIVAGAIASRDFMPAHHDRDFATGQGAPDVFMNILTTNGYVARYVTDWAGPHAFVRKIAIRLGAPAVPGQVLRFTGQITSTRDEGDECVIEVAIRAANDLGDHATGTVVVTLPLENGEA